A single window of Neurospora crassa OR74A linkage group VII, whole genome shotgun sequence DNA harbors:
- a CDS encoding mitochondrial FAD-linked sulfhydryl oxidase ERV1, protein MPTNVTDNDPAQSGATATAPVDGSATEPPKKFPKGVVLGKDGKPCRSCTSFGAWASQAKATLKTSHDMSSTAPSTIASAATLSTRRTDCPADVETLGRSSWTLLHSIAATYPPAPTPSEQNDLKSFMSLFAKLYPCWVCAEDFQQYIKKEEPKTGSRDEFGNWLCEAHNEVNRKLGKPTFDCSKWQERWRTGWKDGSCD, encoded by the exons ATGCCAACGAACGTCACAGACAACGACCCTGCGCAAAGCGGCGCAACAGCGACGGCTCCGGTCGATGGCAGCGCAACAGAGCCACCCAAGAAATTCCCCAAGGGTGTTGTACTGGGCAAGGATGGAAAGCC TTGTCGTTCTTGCACCTCCTTCGGTGCCTGGGCGTCCCAGGCCAAGGCTACCCTAAAGACGAGTCACGACATGTCCTCAACTGCGCCTTCTACGATTGCGTCGGCAGCTACATTATCAACCCGGAGAACAGACTGCCCAGCTGATGTTGAAACTCTCGGGCGAAGCTCTTGGACTCTTCTCCACTCGATCGCCGCGACCTACCCTCCCGCCCCGACTCCAAGCGAGCAAAATGATTTAAAGTCCTTCATGAGCTTGTTCGCAAAGCTGTACCCTTGCTGGGTATGCGCCGAAGATTTCCAACAATAcataaagaaagaagaaccgAAAACAGGCAGCAGAGACGAGTTTGGAAATTGGCTGTGTGAGGCGCACAATGAAGTCAACAGGAAGTTGGGCAAGCCAACGTTTGACTGCTCCAAGTGGCAGGAGAGGTGGAGGACTGggtggaaggatggaagcTGCGATTGA
- a CDS encoding uroporphyrinogen-III synthase, translated as MSQKTPVFLLKTKSTPGDSYQEQFSSETDGFNFEPFFVPVLEHRFKDEGLATVRNLLKTKAIGTGFDCAYGGLVFTSQRAVEAFTHLVQEVTGDDRWPHLQDIPVYSVGPATTRALKAVPQRPPLQVFGEHTGNGETLAPYIIEHYGEWYKDRSIKPPLLFLVGEQRRDIIPKKLMDPALPSDKFIRIKEVVVYGTGVMKSFQQDFTKLLQETQDRPARWVVVFSPSGCDGMLSALGWLNESSGRVGDDFQQEDRKTYIATIGPTTRLHLVKNFGYEPDVCAEQPSPEGVWQGISRFWNEAKK; from the exons ATGTCGCAAAAGACCCCCGTCTTTCTGTTGAAGACAAAATCCACTCCTGGGGACTCGTACCAGGAGCAATTCTCTTCCGAGACGGATGGCTTTAATTTCGAGCCTTTCTTTGTTCCCGTTCTGGAACATCGATTCAAGGACGAGGGCTTAGCTACGGTGCGCAATCTTCTCAAGACGAAAGCTATAGGAACTGGCTTCGACTGTGCTTACGGAGGTCTGGTCTTCACCTCCCAACGTGCCGTTGAAGCCTTCACCCACCTCGTCCAAGAAGTAACAG GCGATGACAGGTGGCCCCATCTCCAAGATATCCCTGTTTACAGCGTCGGCCCTGCGACAACCCGTGCGTTAAAGGCAGTTCCCCAACGACCGCCGCTCCAAGTCTTTGGTGAGCATACTGGCAACGGTGAAACATTGGCACCCTACATCATCGAACACTATGGCGAATGGTATAAAGACCGGTCCATCAAGCCGCCGCTGTTGTTTCTGGTTGGCGAGCAAAGGCGGGATATAATTCCCAAGAAGTTGATGGACCCTGCTTTACCATCAGACAAGTTCATTCGCATCAAAGAGGTCGTCGTCTATGGTACCGGTGTTATGAAATCCTTCCAACAAGATTTCACAAAGCTTCTCCAAGAGACCCAAGACCGGCCGGCGAGATGGGTCGTGGTGTTCTCCCCAAGTGGCTGCGACGGCATGCTTAGTGCCCTGGGATGGCTGAACGAGAGTAGCGGCAGAGTGGGAGACGACTTTCAACAGGAGGATAGGAAAACGTACATTGCTACCATCGGACCGACAACTCGCCTTCATCTTGTCAAGAACTTTGGCTATGAGCCTGATGTCTGCGCGGAGCAACCCAGCCCGGAAGGGGTTTGGCAGGGTATCAGTAGGTTTTGGAACGAAGCAAAGAAATAG
- a CDS encoding oxidation resistance protein 1, whose amino-acid sequence MSYHDARRRHPHPIQTFRPESEYSSSAPGSGAQTPTGSGASSSQLPGLVSSIWGGLIRRFSAETPSLTHSQSYPADSSHSHFDDHNYNNSNDNNGVDGVYVPPRFHETIQRTASPMQPPPLEPVQLKGFAPDTPASARILTQAIAEEIRIMVPTRLSIVDEWNLVYSLDQDGASLGTLYDKCAKYSGRRVGFVLVVKDAEGGIFGAYLSDFPHPAPKYFGTGECFLWRASVMASLPPPPSADTTNLRGRTSTISSVGTGTDTATNTATNHNSGDDLASCTVLRATTTATPPHNDSADDLFADLTGTVDQTTIRFKAFPYSGVNDYYILCESHFLSVGAGDGKFGLWLDDGLEKGVSSTSQTFGNEQLSDQGEKFSVLGVEVWVIGSGGL is encoded by the exons ATGAGCTACCACGATGCTCGCCGCAGACacccccatcccatccaaaCCTTCCGGCCCGAATCGGAGTACTCCTCGTCCGCCCCGGGCTCCGGCGCCCAAACACCGACAGGGTCGGGGGCCAGCAGCTCTCAGCTGCCAGGGCTTGTCTCCAGTATTTGGGGAGGTCTGATTCGGCGATTCTCCGCCGAAACACCGTCCCTCACCCACTCACAGTCATACCCAGCGGACAGTTCACACTCACACTTCGACGACCACAACTATAACAACAgtaacgacaacaacggcgtCGACGGAGTTTACGTTCCCCCTCGATTCCATGAAACTATCCAACGAACGGCGTCACCAATGCAGCCGCCTCCACTGGAACCCGTGCAGCTCAAGGGGTTTGCACCAGACACACCCGCGTCGGCCAGGATATTAACACAGGCGATCGCGGAAGAGATACGGATCATGGTGCCTACGAGACTCAGCATCGTGGATGAGTGGAATTTGGTCTACAGTCTGGACCAGGATGGGGCAAGTCTGGGAACGCTTTACGATAAGTGTGCAAAGTATTCCGGACGACGAGTGGGATTCGTGCTGGTTGTTAAAGATGCAGAGGGTGGT ATCTTCGGCGCCTACCTCTCCGATTTCCCCCACCCAGCCCCCAAATACTTCGGCACAGGTGAATGTTTCCTCTGGCGCGCCTCCGTCATGGCCTCCCTcccgcctcctccctccGCCGACACCACGAACCTGCGAGGCCGAACATCCACCATTTCGTCAGTCGGAACGGGCACGGACACGGCCACGAACACGGCCACGAACCACAACAGCGGCGACGATCTTGCCTCATGTACCGTTTTGAGAGCCACGACGACAGCCACCCCACCCCACAACGACAGCGCAGACGATCTATTTGCTGACTTGACCGGTACCGTTGACCAAACCACCATCCGCTTCAAGGCGTTTCCCTACAGTGGCGTGAACGACTACTACATTCTGTGCGAGTCCCATTTTTTGAGTGTGGGCGCTGGCGATGGGAAGTTTGGGTTGTGGCTGGATGATGGGCTGGAGAAGGGGGTGAGCTCTACAAGTCAGACGTTTGGGAATGAGCAGCTTAGCGATCAGGGTGAGAAGTTTTCTGTTCTGGGGGTTGAGGTTTGGGTAATTGGGTCGGGGGGGTTATGA
- the mak-2 gene encoding mitogen-activated protein kinase 2, variant, whose product MSSAQRGGARKISFNVSEQYDIQDVVGEGAYGVVCSAVHKPSGQKVAIKKITPFDHSMFCLRTLREMKLLRYFNHENIISILDIQKPRSYETFNEVYLIQELMETDMHRVIRTQELSDDHCQYFIYQTLRALKAMHSANVLHRDLKPSNLLLNANCDLKVCDFGLARSAASQEDNSGFMTEYVATRWYRAPEIMLTFKEYTKAIDVWSVGCILAEMLSGKPLFPGKDYHHQLTLILDVLGTPTMEDYYGIKSRRAREYIRSLPFKKKVPFRTLFPNTSELALDLLEKLLAFNPVKRITVEEALKHPYLEPYHDPDDEPTAPPIPEEFFDFDKHKDNLSKEQLKQLIYQEIMR is encoded by the exons ATGAGCAGCGCACAAAGAGGCGGAGCTCGCAAGATCTCCTTCAACGTCAGCGAGCAGTACGACATCCAGGATGTCGTAGGTGAAGGCGCCTATGGTGTCGTCTG CTCTGCAGTACACAAGCCTTCGGGCCAAAAGGTCGCTATCAAAAAGATCACCCCTTTTGACCACTCCATGTTCTGTTTGCGGACGTTGCGCGAGATGAAGCTGCTTCGGTACTTCAACCACGAAAACATCATCTCTATCCTCGATATCCAAAAACCACGGAGCTACGAGACCTTCAACGAAGTGTATCTCATCCAG GAACTGATGGAGACTGACATGCACCGCGTCATTCGTACCCAAGAGCTCTCGGACGACCATTGCCAATACTTCATTTACCAGACGCTGCGCGCCCTCAAGGCCATGCACTCTGCCAATGTTCTTCACCGCGACTTGAAACCCTCCAACCTTTTGTTGAACGCCAACTGCGATTTGAAAGTATGCGACTTCGGTTTGGCTCGCTCGGCCGCGTCGCAAGAGGACAACTCGGGCTTCATGACGGAATACGTTGCCACCCGTTGGTACCGCGCCCCCGAAATTATGTTGACGTTCAAGGAGTACACCAAAGCCATTGATGTCTGGTCTGTCGGCTGCATTTTGGCCGAGATGCTGAGCGGCAAGCCACTCTTCCCTGGCAAGGATT accaccaccaactgACCCTCATCCTGGACGTCCTCGGCACGCCAACCATGGAGGACTACTATGGCATCAAGTCGCGTCGGGCGCGCGAATACATCCGCTCGCTACCCttcaagaagaaggttcCCTTTCGCACGCTGTTCCCCAACACGTCGGAGCTGGCCCTGGACCTGCTAGAGAAGCTCCTTGCCTTCAACCCTGTTAAGCGCATCACGGTCGAAGAGGCGCTCAAGCACCCGTACCTGGAGCCCTACCACGACCCGGATGATGAGCCGACCGCGCCCCCCATCCCCGAGGAGTTCTTTGATTTCGATAAGCACAAGGATAACCTGAGCAAGGAGCAGTTGAAGCAGTTGATCTACCAGGAGATTATGAGGTGA
- a CDS encoding protein transporter sec-24: MAAPPPNDGYGQYPPQQYGEQPQYPVEPAQQAYGSPASPPPAAASQHGAEHGKKKKRAYAAQAFEVATGGNAVVGGQPAATQYGIPQPAAPGFGGYPAQDAQQVAYGAPTTPYGAPQPAVPGVGGYQAPDPYYSQGVPPAAVGPAPGGVAGITAGIQSMGFGGQPQQPQQLPAQTRGLVNQLYPTDLLNQPFNVAELELPPPPIILPPNSSVTPSPDANCAPKYVRSTLNAVPTTHSLLKKSKLPFALVIQPYAALHDLDDPVPVVQDQVISRCRRCRSYINPFVTFLDHGHRWRCNMCNLTNDVPQAFDWDAAAQKSVDRWQRPELNHAVVEFVAPQEYMVRPPQPLVYLFLFDVSYAAVSTGLLATSARTILDSLDRIPNADRRTRLGFIAVDSSLHYFSVPRDTEENGETSMLVVSDLDEPFLPVPGELLVPLTECRQNIESFLNKLPEMFANNQSNGNCMGSALRAGHKLIAPLGGKIVVLSSSLPNVGYGKLEMREDKKLLGTSKESGLLQTANSFYKSFAVECSKNQVSIDMFLFSSQYQDVASLSNLPRYTGGQTWFYPGWNAARAEDAVKFASEFSDYLSSEIGLEAVLRVRATTGLRMSTFYGNFFNRSSDLCAFPAFPRDQCYVVEVAIDENLTKNFVCLQTAVLHTTCNGERRIRVMTLALPTTTNLADVYASADQCAIATYFSHKAVEKALGNSLDAARDLPQQKLTELLQTFRKELGGGSMGGGLQFPSNLRGLPALCLGLTKHVGLRKSALIPSDIRSAALCQLSTLPLPLLMQYIYPRLYSLHDMPDNAGIPDPETSQIVLPPPMNLSSERFVPFGLYLIDDGQTQFLWVGRDAVPQLILDVFGVQERTQVAVGKGTLPELDNDFNERVRNVIAKSRDHKSKGVGSITLPHLYIVREDGEPSLKLWAQTLLVEDRADQGMSFQQWMGMLREKVVQ, translated from the exons ATGgcggctcctcctcccaacgaTGGCTACGGCCAGTATCCCCCTCAGCAGTACGGCGAGCAACCCCAATACCCTGTCGAGCCCGCCCAACAAGCATATGGTAGCCCGGCCTCTCCTCCGCCGGCGGCCGCCTCCCAGCACGGCGCCGAGCAtggcaaaaagaagaagagagcaTACGCCGCCCAGGCCTTCGAGGTTGCCACAGGAGGCAATGCCGTAGTAGGCGGAcagccagcagcaacacaATACGGGATCCCTCAGCCAGCAGCACCGGGATTTGGTGGATATCCGGCGCAAGATGCCCAACAAGTGGCGTACGGCGCTCCGACAACACCGTACGGCGCGCCTCAGCCTGCCGTGCCCGGAGTCGGAGGCTATCAGGCCCCTGATCCCTACTACTCCCAAGGTGTTCCTCCGGCCGCCGTTGGCCCTGCCCCCGGGGGTGTTGCCGGTATTACCGCCGGCATCCAGTCTATGGGCTTTGGAGGAcagccgcagcagccgcagcaacTTCCTGCCCAGACGAGGGGTCTTGTGAACCAGCTTTATCCCACCGATCTACTCAACCAGCCCTTTAATGTTGCCGAACTAGAGCTGCCGCCTCCCCCTATTATTCTTCCCCCTAAT TCTAGCGTTACCCCTTCCCCAGATGCCAACTGCGCGCCAAAGTATGTGCGATCGACCTTAAATGCCGTACCCACCACCCACTCGCTGCTCAAGAAAAGCAAGTTGCCCTTTGCGCTCGTTATTCAGCCATATGCAGCTCTTCATGACTTGGACGATCCGGTTCCAGTTGTGCAAGACCAAGTGATCTCGCGCTGCCGAAGATGTCGATCCTACATCAACCCATTCGTGACCTTCCTTGACCACGGTCACAGATGGCGTTGCAACATGTGCAACCTAACCAACGATGTTCCCCAGGCCTTTGATTGGGATGCGGCGGCCCAGAAGAGCGTGGATAGATGGCAAAGACCTGAGCTTAACCATGCGGTGGTTGAGTTCGTTGCGCCGCAGGAGTATATGGTCAGGCCTCCCCAGCCTCTGGTCTATCTTTTCTTGTTTGATGTCAGCTACGCGGCTGTCTCCACAGGTCTCTTGGCCACCAGTGCAAGGACAATTCTGGATAGCCTCGACAGGATACCGAATGCCGATCGCCGCACCCGTCTTGGATTCATCGCCGTGGACTCAAGCCTGCATTATTTCTCAGTCCCGAGAGATACGGAGGAAAATGGCGAGACGAGCATGCTTGTGGTCAGCGATCTGGATGAGCCATTCCTCCCGGTTCCGGGCGAGTTGCTGGTCCCCCTCACCGAGTGCCGCCAAAACATCGAAAGCTTCCTCAACAAGCTGCCCGAGATGTTTGCGAACAACCAGAGCAATGGAAATTGCATGGGGTCAGCTCTCAGGGCAGGTCATAAGCTTATCGCCCCTCTCGGCGGCAAGATCGTGGTGCTGAGCTCATCTCTGCCCAACGTGGGTTACGGAAAGCTCGAGATGAGGGAAGACAAGAAACTTCTCGGCACGTCCAAGGAAAGCGGGTTGCTGCAAACCGCCAATTCGTTTTACAAGAGCTTTGCCGTGGAATGCTCCAAGAACCAAGTGTCTATCGACAtgttcctcttctcttcccagTATCAGGATGTGGCCTCCCTGAGCAACCTCCCGCGGTACACTGGTGGTCAAACATGGTTCTACCCGGGATGGAACGCCGCTAGGGCCGAAGACGCCGTCAAGTTTGCGTCCGAATTCAGTGACTACCTGTCGTCTGAAATTGGCCTCGAGGCCGTCCTCCGTGTTCGCGCTACTACTGGACTGCGGATGAGCACATTCTACGGCAACTTCTTTAACAGAAGTTCCGACTTGTGCGCTTTCCCGGCTTTCCCCCGTGATCAGTGCTATGTCGTCGAGGTTGCTATTGATGAGAACCTTACCAAGAATTTCGTTTGCTTGCAGACAGCGGTACTACATACAACCTGCAATGGTGAGCGTCGCATTCGCGTCATGACTCTGGCTTTGCCGACTACCACCAATCTTGCCGATGTGTACGCCTCGGCCGATCAATGCGCTATCGCTACCTACTTCAGCCATAAGGCGGTTGAAAAGGCCCTTGGAAACTCCCTGGATGCGGCAAGGGATCTCCCTCAGCAGAAGCTCACCGAACTTCTGCAGACCTTCAGGAAGGAGCTGGGCGGAGGCAGTATGGGTGGCGGCCTTCAGTTCCCGTCCAACCTCCGTGGCCTCCCTGCCCTCTGCCTGGGCTTGACCAAGCATGTTGGTTTGAGGAAGTCGGCCCTCATTCCTTCGGATATTCGCTCTGCTGCCCTCTGCCAGCTCTCTACCCTTCCTTTGCCACTACTTATGCAGTACATCTATCCCAGGCTATACTCACTGCACGACATGCCTGACAATGCCGGTATTCCTGACCCGGAGACGAGCCAGATTGTTCTCCCACCACCCATGAACCTCTCCTCGGAGCGGTTCGTTCCATTTGGCTTGTACCTTATCGACGACGGCCAAACGCAATTCCTCTGGGTTGGTCGTGACGCTGTGCCTCAGCTCATCCTCGATGTTTTCGGGGTGCAGGAACGCACTCAAGTCGCTGTTGGAAAGGGTACTCTGCCTGAGTTGGACAATGACTTTAACGAGCGTGTGAGAAACGTGATTGCCAAGAGCAGAGACCACAAGAGCAAGGGCGTTGGCAGCATCACATTGCCCCATCTGTACATTGTCAGGGAGGATGGTGAACCAAGCCTTAAGCTGTGGGCTCAGACTCTCTTGGTGGAAGACCGGGCGGATCAGGGGATGAGCTTCCAACAGTGGATGGGAATGCTGAGGGAGAAG GTTGTGCAGTAA